A section of the Choristoneura fumiferana chromosome 5, NRCan_CFum_1, whole genome shotgun sequence genome encodes:
- the LOC141427831 gene encoding 15-hydroxyprostaglandin dehydrogenase [NAD(+)]-like has protein sequence MAASIFKASENIEEKVFVVTGGAAGVGAGVVRALLAENARHVAFLDIAEREGAALEAELLNKFGALRAKFIKCDIADESQLNSAFMQVIDKYRRLDGVINNAAVLNTDETRNFKKIIDINFTATIQSSLLALNFMRVDKSGTGGIILNISSLWALRGDSQLPVYAATKTAVLHFSNSIGGIQHNSKTNVRVITVCLGPTDTAILHRHNLEKNEDCLPSNSEERQRVESAVSGIIEVICKGRSGTTWMVASDDPAVEITKNITESFEVLCRGVNELLIGP, from the exons ATGGCGGCAAGTATTTTTAAAGCGTCGGAAAATATAGAAGAGAAAGTGTTTGTGGTAACCGGAGGGGCTGCGGGTGTGGGAGCAGGTGTCGTCAGGGCTTTATTAGCAGAAAATGCAAGg CACGTCGCTTTCCTCGACATTGCAGAGAGGGAAGGCGCGGCGCTCGAAGCCGAACTCTTGAACAAGTTTGGCGCCCTAAGAGCGAAGTTCATAAAATGTGATATTGCCGATGAGTCCCAACTCAACTCGGCGTTCATGCAAGTAATAGACAAATATCGCAGGCTCGACGGGGTTATTAACAATGCTGCCGTTTTGAATACTGATGAGACGAGGAATTTCAAGAAAATTATTGacattaatttt ACGGCCACCATCCAAAGTTCGTTGCTGGCGTTAAATTTTATGCGGGTTGACAAAAGTGGAACCGGCGGAATAATACTAAATATTTCCTCCTTATGGGCACTCAGAGGCGACAGTCAGCTACCTGTGTACGCCGCTACAAAAACCGCAGTGCTCCATTTCAGTAACTCCATTGGG GGTATTCAACACAACTCAAAGACAAACGTTCGAGTTATCACCGTCTGCCTCGGCCCAACCGACACAGCGATACTACACAGACATAACTTAGAGAAAAACGAAGACTGTCTTCCATCGAACTCTGAAGAGCGACAAAG GGTTGAGTCGGCTGTCTCAGGCATAATAGAGGTGATTTGTAAAGGCCGCAGCGGTACTACGTGGATGGTTGCCAGTGACGACCCGGCGGTGGaaatcacaaaaaatattacggAAAGCTTTGAAGTGCTTTGCAGAGGTgtaaatgaattattaatagGACCTTAA